The proteins below come from a single Lates calcarifer isolate ASB-BC8 linkage group LG11, TLL_Latcal_v3, whole genome shotgun sequence genomic window:
- the slc29a4a gene encoding equilibrative nucleoside transporter 4 isoform X1, translated as MGSVGAERRRPTPVQTPEERDVWRDGGRAGWRDVGREGWREGRESGVVQSYSFDSYQLEEEEINKDAPERGVLALSEPDFEEPIPDDRYHGIYFAMLLAGVGFLLPYNSFITDVDYLHHKFEGTSIVFDMSLTYILVALLAVILNNVLVERLSMHTRITVGYILALGPLVFVSVFDVWLAKFTTRQAYIINLVSVGVVAFGCTVQQSSFYGYMGMLPKRYTQGVMTGESTAGVIISLSRIFTKLLITDERRNTLIFFLVSISMEMLCFLLHLLVRRSRFVRYYTNHAQGKDPGKGHDPRDNGTGYRVHHDVTAEEVRFGNGGTGPSSTEEGAEDFVGGTYVRFDAPKAKIRRSWPGVRDMILHRYVVSRVIWAYMLSIAVTYSITLCLFPGLESEIRNPTLGEWLPILIMATFNMSDFVGKILAALPYDWSGGRLLFFSCLRVVFIPLFVMCVYPANAPTLSHPAWPCLFSLLMGVTNGYFGSVPMIQAAGKVPPEQRELAGNTMTVSYMTGLMVGSAVAYAAYSFTAPGTGTHFSALNIHTPANGTGF; from the exons ATGGGCTCAGTGGGAGCGGAACGCCGCAGGCCCACGCCAGTCCAGACGCCAGAAGAGAGGGATGTGTGGCGGGATGGAGGAAGGGCTGGATGGAGGGATGTGGGGAGGGAGGgctggagagagggaagagagagcgGCGTGGTGCAGAGCTACAGCTTCGACTCGtaccagctggaggaggaggagatcaaTAAAGACGCCCCAGAGCGAGGAGTGCTGGCTCTGTCCGAGCCCG ACTTTGAGGAGCCGATCCCTGACGACCGTTACCATGGCATCTACTTTGCAATGCTATTGGCTGGAGTGGGTTTCCTGCTTCCCTACAACAGCTTCATAACTGACGTGGACTACCTGCACCACAAGTTTGAAG gcacTTCCATAGTGTTCGACATGAGTCTGACGTACATCCTGGTGGCTCTGTTGGCCGTCATCCTCAACAACGTGCTGGTGGAGAGACTCAGCATGCACACCAGAATTACTGTGG GTTACATCTTGGCTCTGGGGCCATTGGTCTTCGTCAGTGTATTTGATGTCTGGCTGGCAAAGTTCACCACAAGGCAGGCTTACATTATCAACCTTGTGTCAGTGGGAGTGGTAGCCTTTGGATGTACAG TGCAGCAGTCCAGTTTCTATGGTTACATGGGGATGCTGCCCAAGAGGTACACACAGGGAGTGATGACTGGAGAGA gtaCAGCCGGGGTGATCATCTCCCTGTCTCGCATCTTCACCAAGCTGCTGATCACCGATGAGAGAAGGAACACACTCATCTTCTTCCTCGTCTCCATCAGCATGGAGATGCTCTGTTtcctgctccacctgctggtcCGGCGCTCCAGATTCGTCCGCTACTACACCAACCACGCCCAGGGCAAAGACCCAGGCAAAGGTCACGACCCGCGCGACAATGGGACTGGATACAGGGTTCACCACGATGTCACTGCAGAGGAAGTAAGATTT GGAAATGGTGGGACAGGACCGTCCTCTACAGAAGAAGGCGCAGAGGACTTTGTTGGTGGTACCTATGTGCGATTTGATGCCCCAAAAGCCAAGATAAGGAGGAGCTGGCCCGGTGTCCGTG ACATGATCCTGCATCGTTACGTGGTGTCCCGTGTGATCTGGGCCTACATGCTGTCTATAGCAGTGACCTACAGCatcactctgtgtctgtttcctggGCTGGAGTCAGAGATACGAAACCCCACCTTAGGGGAATGGCTCCCCATCCTCATCATGGCCACCTTCAACATGTCGGACTTTGTTGGCAAG ATCTTGGCAGCGCTGCCATACGACTGGTCTGGAGGCCGCCTGCTCTTCTTCTCCTGCCTCAGGGTGGTCTTCATCCCTCTGTTCGTCATGTGCGTTTACCCGGCCAACGCACCCACCCTGTCCCATCCCGCTTGGCCctgtctcttctccctcctcatGGGAGTCACCAATGGATACTTCGGGTCTGTGCCGATGATTCAGGCCGCTGGCAAAGTGCCACCTGAACAGAGGGAGCTGGCAG GGAACACCATGACAGTCTCCTATATGACAGGTTTGATGGTGGGCTCTGCTGTGGCGTATGCAGCGTACAGCTTCACCGCTCCAGGAACAGGAACACACTTCTCCGCgctcaacatacacacacctgccaaCGGCACAGGGTTCTGA
- the slc29a4a gene encoding equilibrative nucleoside transporter 4 isoform X2, protein MGSVGAERRRPTPVQTPEERDVWRDGGRAGWRDVGREGWREGRESGVVQSYSFDSYQLEEEEINKDAPERGVLALSEPDFEEPIPDDRYHGIYFAMLLAGVGFLLPYNSFITDVDYLHHKFEGTSIVFDMSLTYILVALLAVILNNVLVERLSMHTRITVGYILALGPLVFVSVFDVWLAKFTTRQAYIINLVSVGVVAFGCTVQQSSFYGYMGMLPKRYTQGVMTGESTAGVIISLSRIFTKLLITDERRNTLIFFLVSISMEMLCFLLHLLVRRSRFVRYYTNHAQGKDPGKGHDPRDNGTGYRVHHDVTAEEGNGGTGPSSTEEGAEDFVGGTYVRFDAPKAKIRRSWPGVRDMILHRYVVSRVIWAYMLSIAVTYSITLCLFPGLESEIRNPTLGEWLPILIMATFNMSDFVGKILAALPYDWSGGRLLFFSCLRVVFIPLFVMCVYPANAPTLSHPAWPCLFSLLMGVTNGYFGSVPMIQAAGKVPPEQRELAGNTMTVSYMTGLMVGSAVAYAAYSFTAPGTGTHFSALNIHTPANGTGF, encoded by the exons ATGGGCTCAGTGGGAGCGGAACGCCGCAGGCCCACGCCAGTCCAGACGCCAGAAGAGAGGGATGTGTGGCGGGATGGAGGAAGGGCTGGATGGAGGGATGTGGGGAGGGAGGgctggagagagggaagagagagcgGCGTGGTGCAGAGCTACAGCTTCGACTCGtaccagctggaggaggaggagatcaaTAAAGACGCCCCAGAGCGAGGAGTGCTGGCTCTGTCCGAGCCCG ACTTTGAGGAGCCGATCCCTGACGACCGTTACCATGGCATCTACTTTGCAATGCTATTGGCTGGAGTGGGTTTCCTGCTTCCCTACAACAGCTTCATAACTGACGTGGACTACCTGCACCACAAGTTTGAAG gcacTTCCATAGTGTTCGACATGAGTCTGACGTACATCCTGGTGGCTCTGTTGGCCGTCATCCTCAACAACGTGCTGGTGGAGAGACTCAGCATGCACACCAGAATTACTGTGG GTTACATCTTGGCTCTGGGGCCATTGGTCTTCGTCAGTGTATTTGATGTCTGGCTGGCAAAGTTCACCACAAGGCAGGCTTACATTATCAACCTTGTGTCAGTGGGAGTGGTAGCCTTTGGATGTACAG TGCAGCAGTCCAGTTTCTATGGTTACATGGGGATGCTGCCCAAGAGGTACACACAGGGAGTGATGACTGGAGAGA gtaCAGCCGGGGTGATCATCTCCCTGTCTCGCATCTTCACCAAGCTGCTGATCACCGATGAGAGAAGGAACACACTCATCTTCTTCCTCGTCTCCATCAGCATGGAGATGCTCTGTTtcctgctccacctgctggtcCGGCGCTCCAGATTCGTCCGCTACTACACCAACCACGCCCAGGGCAAAGACCCAGGCAAAGGTCACGACCCGCGCGACAATGGGACTGGATACAGGGTTCACCACGATGTCACTGCAGAGGAA GGAAATGGTGGGACAGGACCGTCCTCTACAGAAGAAGGCGCAGAGGACTTTGTTGGTGGTACCTATGTGCGATTTGATGCCCCAAAAGCCAAGATAAGGAGGAGCTGGCCCGGTGTCCGTG ACATGATCCTGCATCGTTACGTGGTGTCCCGTGTGATCTGGGCCTACATGCTGTCTATAGCAGTGACCTACAGCatcactctgtgtctgtttcctggGCTGGAGTCAGAGATACGAAACCCCACCTTAGGGGAATGGCTCCCCATCCTCATCATGGCCACCTTCAACATGTCGGACTTTGTTGGCAAG ATCTTGGCAGCGCTGCCATACGACTGGTCTGGAGGCCGCCTGCTCTTCTTCTCCTGCCTCAGGGTGGTCTTCATCCCTCTGTTCGTCATGTGCGTTTACCCGGCCAACGCACCCACCCTGTCCCATCCCGCTTGGCCctgtctcttctccctcctcatGGGAGTCACCAATGGATACTTCGGGTCTGTGCCGATGATTCAGGCCGCTGGCAAAGTGCCACCTGAACAGAGGGAGCTGGCAG GGAACACCATGACAGTCTCCTATATGACAGGTTTGATGGTGGGCTCTGCTGTGGCGTATGCAGCGTACAGCTTCACCGCTCCAGGAACAGGAACACACTTCTCCGCgctcaacatacacacacctgccaaCGGCACAGGGTTCTGA